One Gadus chalcogrammus isolate NIFS_2021 chromosome 22, NIFS_Gcha_1.0, whole genome shotgun sequence genomic window carries:
- the flot1a gene encoding flotillin-1a — translation MFYTCGPNEAMVVSGFCRSPPLMIAGGRVFIFPCVQKLQRISLNTMTLSVKSDKVYTRHGVPVSVTGIAQMKIQGQNKEMLAAACQMFMGKSEGEIAHIALETLEGHQRAIIAHLTVEEIYKDRQKFSEQVFKVASSDLVNMGISVVSYTLKDVHDDQDYLHSLGKARTAQVQKDARIGEALNKRDAVIREAHAMQEKISAQFKNEIEMAKAQRDYELKKASYDIEVFTKKAESEMAYQLQVAKTKQCIEEEKMQVQVVERAQQILLQEQEITRREMELEARVKRPAEAERYRTERLAEAQRLQMIMAAEAEAESIRMKGEAEAFAVEAKGRAEAEQMAKKAEAFQQYKEGAMVDMLLEKLPLMAEEIARPLSAAHKVTMISSGGGEVGASKLTGEVLDIMTRLPETVEKLTGVRISQVTCSG, via the exons ATGTTTTACACCTGTGGACCCAATGAGGCGATGGTGGTGTCTG GGTTCTGCCGCTCCCCCCCCCTGATGATTGCTGGGGGACGCGTCTTCATCTTCCCCTGTGTCCAGAAGCtccagag gaTCTCTCTCAACACCATGACTCTGAGTGTGAAGAGTGACAAGGTGTACACGCGTCACGGCGTCCCCGTGTCGGTCACCGGCATCGCCCAG atGAAGATCCAGGGGCAGAACAAGGAGATGCTGGCGGCGGCCTGCCAGATGTTCATGGGGAAGAGCGAGGGGGAGATCGCCCACATCGCCCTGGAGACCCTGGAGGGCCACCAGAGGGCCATCATCGCCCACCTCACCGTGGAG gagatCTACAAGGACCGGCAGAAGTTCTCGGAGCAGGTGTTCAAGGTGGCGTCGTCAGACCTGGTGAACATGGGCATCAGCGTGGTCAGCTACACCCTGAAGGACGTCCACGACGACCAG gactACCTCCACTCCCTGGGGAAGGCCCGCACCGCCCAGGTCCAGAAGGACGCCCGCATCGGGGAGGCGCTCAACAAGAGGGACGCCGTGATCAGG gaggcCCATGCGATGCAGGAGAAGATCTCTGCTCAGTTTAAGAACGAGATCGAGATGGCCAAGGCCCAGCGGGACTACGAGCTGAAGAAGGCCAGCTACGACATCGAGGTCTTCACCAAGAAGGCCGAGTCAGAGATGGCCTATCAGCTGCAG GTGGCGAAGACGAAGCAGTGCatcgaggaggagaagatgcaGGTGCAGGTGGTGGAGCGGGCGCAGCAGATCCTGCTGCAGGAGCAGGAGATCACGAGGCGCGAGATGGAGCTGGAGGCCCGGGTGAAGAGGCCCGCCGAGGCTGAGCGATACCGCACCGAGAGGCTGGCCGAGGCCCAGCG TCTCCAAATGATCATGGCAGCCGAGGCTGAGGCCGAGTCCATCAGG ATGAAGGGCGAGGCGGAGGCCTTTGCGGTGGAGGCCAAAGGCCGTGCGGAGGCAGAGCAGATGGCCAAGAAGGCCGAAGCCTTCCAGCAGTACAAAGAGGGAGCCATGGTGGACATGCTGCTGGAGAAACTGCCTCTG ATGGCGGAAGAGATTGCCAGGCCCCTCTCCGCCGCCCACAAGGTGACCATGATTTCCAGCGGGGGCGGAGAAGTGGGCGCGTCCAAGCTGACGGGGGAGGTGCTAGACATCATGACACGCCTCCCGGAGACGGTGGAGAAACTCACTGGTGTCCGTATTTCCCAG gTGACCTGTTCTGGCTGA